A window of the Phycisphaerae bacterium genome harbors these coding sequences:
- a CDS encoding phosphodiester glycosidase family protein, whose protein sequence is MRGKQIISVLIPVVSLWPWIALAEFPGERPYPGITYVQETRQDPPMRLFIAQVDLADPKVRVDVAPGGPDPDGPGEWETTLMVPSKVASRERFDLAVNGDFFSIPKPASSAAQPSYRPEVWANAIGPAVTDGKAWSVAEKKTPCLIVRKNGRVSIEMIDRPPSDAAEVVAGNVMLVENGKPVRHESKARHPRTVVGLDKKKNRLTILVVDGRRPGASIGMSYEELAKEMIRLGCHTAVNLDGGGSSVMVMRDPETNEYKILNKPSDGRERPVANVLGITVGNGEKK, encoded by the coding sequence ATGAGAGGCAAACAAATCATCAGCGTCCTCATTCCAGTTGTCTCACTCTGGCCCTGGATTGCCCTGGCCGAGTTTCCCGGCGAGCGGCCTTACCCGGGAATCACATACGTGCAGGAAACCCGTCAGGATCCGCCCATGCGCCTGTTTATTGCTCAGGTGGATTTGGCCGACCCGAAAGTGCGTGTCGATGTTGCCCCGGGCGGGCCTGACCCGGACGGGCCCGGCGAGTGGGAGACGACGCTGATGGTTCCAAGCAAGGTTGCGTCCCGCGAGCGATTCGACCTGGCGGTCAACGGCGATTTCTTCAGCATTCCCAAGCCCGCCAGCTCCGCAGCTCAGCCGTCATATCGCCCCGAGGTCTGGGCCAACGCGATCGGGCCGGCGGTGACGGACGGAAAGGCTTGGTCCGTTGCCGAGAAGAAGACGCCCTGCCTGATCGTTCGTAAGAACGGACGTGTTTCGATCGAGATGATCGACCGGCCACCGTCTGACGCGGCCGAGGTTGTCGCAGGCAACGTGATGCTGGTTGAGAACGGCAAGCCGGTGCGGCACGAGAGCAAAGCCAGACATCCCCGAACGGTTGTCGGTCTGGACAAGAAAAAAAACCGGTTAACCATCCTGGTGGTCGATGGTCGCCGGCCGGGCGCGTCGATCGGCATGAGCTACGAGGAACTCGCCAAGGAAATGATCCGCCTTGGCTGCCACACGGCGGTTAATCTCGACGGCGGCGGCAGTTCGGTCATGGTCATGCGCGATCCGGAAACCAACGAGTATAAGATCCTCAATAAACCCAGTGACGGGCGGGAAAGGCCGGTCGCCAACGTGCTGGGGATTACCGTCGGGAATGGGGAGAAGAAGTAG
- a CDS encoding Gfo/Idh/MocA family oxidoreductase, giving the protein MSRITRRHFINSSMAAAASSAVWSSLAAPRSVLGANEKIRVGLIGSGGMGRGDILTFLKYGDVECPIICDVDDKMLAEGVKEIEKARGKAPETVKDFRTVIDRKDVDAVVVATPDHWHAIPTIMACQAGKDVYCEKPLATSVGEGRAMLNAARKYNRVVQMGTQWRSNPDFTEAIAYVHSGKLGKIRMVRCWAYLNWVHSVGKPADQDKAPDGVDYDMWLGPAPKRPFNPARFHFSFRWFWDYAGGLMTDWGVHLINIALWGMKVGMPERVSSSGGKYIYDDISDTPDTQFAVYEYPGFALIWEHQMTAGCGVDGKEHGIAFYGTEGTLTVGAYGWEVAPAVKDKRVPSEEEPLPAEKHESKFAEAGRPQHVRNFLDCMRSRQRPVEDFELGHAISTAAHLGNLALRSRSTIIWDAKNERPVGRTDLDDLLRYPYRAPWKLEV; this is encoded by the coding sequence ATGTCCCGCATCACTCGTCGTCACTTTATCAACAGTTCCATGGCCGCGGCCGCCAGCTCGGCCGTCTGGTCATCATTGGCCGCCCCCCGGTCCGTGCTGGGGGCCAACGAGAAGATCCGCGTCGGCCTGATCGGCAGCGGCGGGATGGGCCGGGGCGACATTCTGACTTTTCTCAAATATGGCGACGTCGAGTGCCCGATCATCTGCGACGTGGACGACAAGATGCTAGCCGAGGGCGTCAAGGAGATCGAGAAAGCCCGCGGCAAGGCCCCCGAGACGGTGAAGGACTTCCGCACGGTCATCGACCGCAAGGACGTTGACGCCGTCGTCGTGGCCACGCCCGACCACTGGCACGCCATTCCGACGATCATGGCTTGCCAGGCCGGCAAGGACGTCTACTGTGAGAAGCCCTTGGCCACCAGCGTCGGCGAGGGCCGGGCGATGCTGAATGCCGCCCGCAAGTACAACCGCGTGGTGCAGATGGGCACCCAGTGGCGCAGCAACCCGGACTTCACCGAGGCGATTGCGTACGTTCATTCCGGCAAGCTGGGTAAGATACGCATGGTCCGCTGCTGGGCCTATCTGAACTGGGTCCACAGCGTCGGGAAGCCGGCCGACCAAGACAAGGCCCCGGACGGTGTCGATTATGACATGTGGCTCGGGCCGGCGCCCAAACGGCCGTTCAACCCGGCAAGATTCCATTTCAGCTTCCGCTGGTTCTGGGATTACGCCGGCGGCCTGATGACCGACTGGGGCGTGCATCTGATCAACATCGCCCTCTGGGGCATGAAGGTCGGGATGCCCGAGCGCGTCTCCTCGTCCGGAGGCAAGTACATCTACGACGACATCTCCGATACGCCCGACACGCAGTTCGCCGTGTACGAATACCCCGGCTTTGCCCTGATATGGGAGCACCAGATGACCGCAGGCTGCGGCGTCGACGGCAAGGAGCACGGCATCGCATTCTACGGCACCGAGGGAACGCTGACTGTCGGGGCTTACGGCTGGGAAGTCGCGCCTGCGGTGAAGGACAAGCGGGTGCCATCCGAGGAAGAACCTCTCCCCGCCGAGAAGCACGAGAGCAAATTCGCGGAGGCCGGCCGTCCGCAGCACGTTCGCAACTTCCTGGATTGCATGCGATCGCGGCAGCGCCCGGTCGAGGATTTCGAACTCGGCCACGCGATCAGCACCGCCGCCCACTTGGGCAACCTGGCCCTGCGGAGCAGGTCCACGATCATCTGGGACGCCAAGAACGAGCGACCGGTCGGCCGAACCGATCTGGACGACCTGCTCCGGTATCCGTATCGGGCACCATGGAAGCTGGAGGTGTAG
- a CDS encoding matrixin family metalloprotease produces MSRSASFIRIAILSSVVPACLVGCLPLDFSGWGDQVLSFPAPQPLSGPQINEVEPNDDMAAANAVVFDGQVTLVGSIAAKGSFDFDVFALGPVNAGDRVVAELAASAGSDVVLGLFDGGFNLLGYVDYSRGTAAPGRIDLVLRDSVDTLYAIAGTRSLSEATRLYNVGISVTPNVGVPQPNPQMVVLNFIGASGVRIGRQAPVNVPPFDVATIDSRFAGKTQEVIQSILQMVREDYAGLNVVFYLAGDPNIPAGDLTVIHFGTYSDRYLGLADNVDPFNRDSTQNAIIYTDTFSLFSTLWPTQEQIAQVLANVASHELGHLLGLRHTADIQDLMDITASARQMLSDQWHKVADLHPSIMAIGYQDAATMLSWCVGGTPPAPPANLSAKTQRMAKTAYDPDDFYIPRGWLAENSAEADEAVEDPAEE; encoded by the coding sequence GTGTCGCGCTCTGCCTCATTCATTCGGATCGCCATACTCTCATCCGTCGTGCCGGCATGCCTGGTCGGATGCCTGCCACTTGATTTCAGCGGCTGGGGAGATCAAGTTCTGTCATTCCCCGCACCACAACCGCTTTCCGGACCGCAAATCAATGAGGTCGAACCCAACGACGACATGGCTGCGGCCAATGCAGTTGTTTTCGATGGCCAGGTGACGCTGGTCGGAAGCATAGCGGCCAAGGGCAGCTTCGACTTCGACGTCTTTGCGCTTGGACCGGTGAACGCCGGTGACCGGGTGGTTGCCGAGCTCGCTGCCAGCGCCGGCAGTGACGTCGTGCTCGGGCTGTTTGACGGCGGCTTCAACCTGCTGGGCTACGTGGATTACTCGCGGGGAACCGCGGCTCCCGGACGCATCGACCTGGTTCTGCGCGACTCGGTCGACACGCTTTATGCCATCGCCGGCACGCGTTCCTTATCGGAAGCGACCCGACTGTACAATGTCGGCATCAGTGTCACACCGAACGTGGGTGTTCCGCAGCCCAATCCGCAGATGGTAGTGCTGAACTTCATCGGGGCCTCCGGAGTTCGAATCGGACGCCAGGCACCGGTCAACGTGCCGCCGTTTGATGTGGCCACCATTGATTCGCGCTTCGCCGGAAAGACCCAGGAGGTCATCCAGTCCATCCTGCAAATGGTCCGCGAGGACTATGCAGGCCTCAACGTCGTCTTCTACCTGGCCGGTGATCCGAACATCCCGGCCGGCGACCTGACCGTTATTCACTTTGGCACCTACAGCGACCGCTATCTCGGGCTGGCCGACAACGTCGATCCGTTCAATCGAGACAGCACGCAAAACGCGATCATTTACACTGACACGTTCTCGCTGTTCAGCACCTTGTGGCCGACGCAGGAGCAGATTGCCCAGGTATTGGCGAACGTGGCCAGTCACGAACTCGGCCATCTCCTTGGCCTGCGGCACACTGCTGACATTCAGGACCTGATGGACATCACCGCGAGCGCCCGGCAAATGCTTAGCGACCAGTGGCACAAGGTGGCCGATCTGCATCCCTCGATCATGGCGATCGGATACCAGGATGCCGCCACGATGCTGTCTTGGTGCGTGGGCGGCACACCGCCGGCACCTCCTGCGAACTTGTCGGCCAAGACACAACGGATGGCCAAAACGGCCTACGACCCGGACGATTTCTACATTCCACGAGGGTGGCTGGCAGAGAACTCCGCTGAGGCTGATGAAGCCGTCGAGGATCCGGCCGAGGAGTAG
- a CDS encoding glycoside hydrolase family 127 protein: MMQSLVIGLCVIVLLVTSGLAAEPANKHYPVNREPLLQSKFVPLPLGTVRPEGWLKDQLTVQANGLTGRLDEFWPSLANNAWRGSKDKDAEAWERGPYYLDGLVPLAYLLNDQRLIAKVKSWIEPIIASARPDGWFGPEKNTDRWPLAVAMKVLIQYQEATGDPRVIPLLQNYFNYLKAAPPDWPDKEWRGVRAMENIITAYWLYNRTGDKTILEVADSIYNNSFKWTDYFLNFPYTDDVMAMGVKYGHPTHVVNIAMAVKHPGMRYIQAHDPRLVEAVKTGLASLDKYHGQVTGRFAGDEHLSGRRPTQGTELCAVVEFMFSLENLAAQLGDVYYADRLEMLAYSANPGTCTPDYWAHQYDQQANQVLVSVAKRRWSTNGDASNVYGLEPNFGCCTANMHQGWPKFVAHLWMATHDQGLAVIAYGPSIVKAKVGEGVEVTLVELTDYPFDGLVRIRMDSPQPAKFPLHLRIPAWAAGARIKTPEQTVDTRPGSFAVVDRLWKQGDMLEVTLPMNLRTETRYNNAVSILRGPLYFSLKIGEQYKEIKRHHETLPAIDWSIEPTTPWNYGLLVDRENPEKSIAVEKRSISKLPFDQRNPPVVLKAKGRLIPQWGMVDNSADDPPVSPVTSDQPLADVELIPYGNTRLRVTEIPVLAQ; encoded by the coding sequence ATGATGCAATCGTTGGTGATTGGACTGTGTGTAATCGTATTACTGGTGACCAGCGGGCTGGCGGCCGAGCCGGCCAACAAGCACTATCCGGTCAACCGTGAACCGCTGCTTCAAAGCAAGTTTGTGCCCCTACCCTTGGGAACCGTCAGGCCCGAAGGTTGGCTCAAAGATCAACTGACTGTCCAGGCCAACGGATTGACCGGCCGCCTCGATGAGTTCTGGCCCAGCCTGGCCAACAACGCCTGGAGAGGCAGCAAGGACAAGGATGCAGAAGCCTGGGAGCGAGGGCCTTACTACCTCGACGGTTTGGTTCCCCTGGCGTATCTGCTCAACGACCAGCGTTTGATCGCCAAGGTCAAGTCGTGGATCGAGCCGATCATCGCCTCGGCCAGACCGGACGGATGGTTCGGCCCTGAGAAGAACACCGATCGCTGGCCCCTGGCGGTGGCGATGAAGGTGTTGATCCAATACCAGGAGGCCACCGGCGACCCGCGCGTCATCCCCTTGCTGCAGAACTACTTCAACTACCTGAAGGCGGCCCCCCCAGACTGGCCCGACAAGGAGTGGCGTGGCGTCCGGGCGATGGAAAACATCATCACGGCCTATTGGCTCTACAACCGCACCGGCGACAAGACCATCCTGGAAGTGGCCGACTCGATCTACAACAACAGCTTCAAGTGGACCGACTACTTTCTCAACTTCCCGTACACCGATGACGTCATGGCCATGGGTGTCAAGTACGGCCACCCCACCCACGTGGTGAACATTGCGATGGCCGTCAAGCACCCCGGTATGCGGTACATTCAGGCTCACGACCCGAGACTGGTAGAAGCCGTCAAAACCGGCTTGGCCAGCCTCGACAAATACCACGGGCAGGTGACCGGGCGCTTTGCCGGCGATGAACATCTTTCCGGCCGACGCCCGACACAAGGCACCGAGCTATGCGCCGTGGTCGAGTTCATGTTCTCCCTGGAAAATCTCGCGGCCCAACTGGGAGATGTGTACTATGCCGACCGCCTGGAAATGCTGGCCTACAGTGCCAATCCCGGCACGTGCACACCGGATTACTGGGCCCATCAGTACGACCAGCAGGCCAACCAGGTGCTGGTCAGCGTGGCCAAACGCCGCTGGAGTACGAACGGCGACGCATCGAACGTCTACGGGCTGGAACCGAACTTCGGTTGCTGTACCGCGAACATGCACCAGGGCTGGCCAAAATTCGTGGCTCACCTGTGGATGGCAACGCACGACCAGGGTCTTGCGGTCATCGCCTACGGCCCCAGCATCGTGAAAGCGAAGGTCGGCGAGGGGGTCGAGGTGACGCTCGTCGAGCTGACGGACTACCCGTTCGACGGCTTGGTCCGCATCCGCATGGATTCGCCGCAACCCGCGAAGTTCCCGCTACACCTGCGGATCCCGGCATGGGCTGCCGGCGCCCGGATCAAGACTCCAGAACAGACCGTCGACACGCGGCCGGGGTCATTTGCCGTTGTCGATCGACTCTGGAAACAGGGCGACATGCTTGAAGTGACCTTGCCGATGAACCTGAGAACCGAGACTCGCTACAACAACGCGGTTTCGATCCTCCGGGGGCCGCTGTACTTCTCGCTCAAGATCGGCGAGCAGTATAAGGAGATTAAGCGGCATCACGAGACGCTGCCGGCAATCGACTGGTCGATCGAGCCGACGACCCCCTGGAACTACGGCCTGCTGGTCGATCGCGAGAATCCGGAAAAGTCGATCGCCGTCGAAAAACGCTCGATCAGCAAGTTGCCGTTTGATCAGCGCAACCCGCCTGTGGTCCTCAAGGCCAAGGGGCGGCTGATCCCCCAGTGGGGCATGGTGGACAACTCGGCCGACGATCCGCCCGTCAGTCCGGTGACGTCGGACCAGCCTTTGGCTGACGTTGAACTCATCCCCTACGGCAATACGCGCCTGCGGGTGACGGAGATCCCCGTCCTCGCGCAGTAG
- a CDS encoding DUF4838 domain-containing protein — MRSLPVTLALLGFAAPAAPATTFIVVNRGEYKSAEQAGNDEANVKWDDGDDADDVICTENFAALELQRYLRMMAGPEGQEDYRIVDDDHLPAKGEIILLGNPQTNKAVKLPPADFGDLGPEGYIIRSAERSTHIGGERRIGTLYGVYRFLDHLGVRWLSPGKIGEEIPDRRLRSLDRSLNIKEKPAFVSRGFHAWEDRGDPEFFDWMARNRMNYWCVQVPDKAALKKRGIQMNCGGHLLTHRFISPDAAYPYNHSGFAGDDDRPADPYPVSPDFKGDADEDGKLSYSEAHPEWYGFIGGKRSFRIRDDFGDNFCTSNHHACDEFFKNLVKDLIDGEWKDADSINFWTLDAGKWCQCDSCKTLGTPTDRNLLLVHRLRQETERATQENRLHRNIRIYFLAYSDVIEPPTRPLPDDFDYENCIATFFPIRRCYVHRFDDPACTEFNRSYMNHFINWFVNPDRHYRGQIFIGEYYNVSRYKCLPIVFERTMSVDIPYYFEQGARHMHYMHCTTRDWGTRTLTNWQFARMLWDPKLDSKALLDDYFAHRYGPAAGKLRELYGILDTALCNATPLKYHLVDRLNRDNKELFPTRHLKHEAARFDADDGPDLVEMVASIDKCVKLMEEVQSQQWPERVRSRIMEDAGPIRYAADTLHFFDALVRARRLVQAGRRDKAKTLLPEMKRLAKALEADTTSMKWSSSHASAANGLEASLVRKAYEQMVSELTEDPR, encoded by the coding sequence ATGCGGTCTCTGCCCGTGACACTTGCCCTTCTCGGCTTTGCCGCCCCGGCCGCGCCCGCCACTACCTTCATCGTGGTCAACCGCGGAGAATACAAGTCCGCCGAACAAGCCGGCAACGACGAAGCCAACGTCAAGTGGGACGATGGAGACGATGCCGACGACGTCATCTGCACGGAGAATTTCGCGGCCCTCGAACTGCAACGATACCTGCGAATGATGGCCGGGCCGGAAGGGCAAGAAGACTACCGGATCGTCGATGACGATCACTTGCCTGCAAAGGGCGAGATCATCCTGCTCGGCAACCCGCAAACAAACAAGGCGGTGAAGCTGCCGCCTGCAGACTTCGGCGACCTCGGACCGGAAGGCTACATCATCCGGAGCGCAGAGCGGTCGACGCACATCGGCGGTGAGCGACGAATCGGCACACTCTACGGCGTCTACCGCTTCCTCGATCACCTGGGTGTCCGGTGGCTGTCACCCGGCAAGATCGGCGAGGAGATCCCCGATCGTCGGCTACGCAGTCTGGACCGGTCCTTGAACATCAAAGAGAAACCGGCTTTTGTCTCGCGCGGGTTTCACGCCTGGGAAGATCGCGGTGATCCGGAGTTCTTTGACTGGATGGCCCGTAACCGGATGAACTACTGGTGCGTCCAAGTGCCCGACAAGGCCGCCCTCAAGAAACGCGGCATTCAGATGAACTGCGGCGGGCATCTGCTCACGCACCGGTTTATCAGCCCGGACGCTGCGTATCCCTACAACCACAGCGGCTTTGCGGGTGACGATGACCGTCCGGCCGACCCATATCCGGTCAGCCCCGATTTCAAGGGCGATGCGGATGAAGACGGCAAGCTCAGCTACAGCGAGGCCCACCCCGAATGGTACGGCTTCATCGGCGGCAAGCGGAGCTTTCGCATCCGGGACGATTTCGGCGACAACTTCTGCACCTCCAATCACCACGCATGCGACGAGTTTTTCAAGAACCTCGTGAAAGACTTGATAGACGGCGAGTGGAAGGACGCCGACAGCATCAACTTCTGGACGCTCGACGCCGGCAAATGGTGCCAATGCGACTCATGCAAGACCCTCGGCACCCCGACGGATCGCAATCTACTGCTGGTGCACCGGCTGCGACAGGAGACAGAACGGGCGACCCAGGAAAACCGCCTGCACCGCAACATCCGCATCTACTTCCTTGCATACTCCGACGTCATCGAACCACCGACCCGGCCGCTGCCGGACGACTTCGACTACGAGAACTGCATCGCGACGTTCTTCCCCATCCGGCGCTGCTATGTCCACCGCTTCGACGATCCGGCCTGCACCGAGTTCAACCGCAGCTACATGAACCACTTCATCAACTGGTTCGTCAATCCGGACCGCCATTACCGCGGGCAGATCTTCATCGGCGAATACTATAATGTGAGCCGATACAAGTGCCTGCCAATCGTCTTCGAGCGGACCATGTCTGTGGACATCCCTTATTACTTCGAGCAAGGCGCCCGGCACATGCACTACATGCACTGCACGACCAGGGATTGGGGCACCAGGACTCTGACCAACTGGCAGTTCGCCCGCATGCTGTGGGATCCGAAGCTCGACAGCAAGGCCCTGCTCGATGACTACTTCGCCCACCGGTATGGTCCGGCTGCCGGAAAGCTGCGAGAACTGTACGGCATACTCGACACCGCTTTGTGTAACGCCACGCCGCTGAAATACCATCTGGTCGACCGGCTCAACCGTGATAACAAGGAGCTCTTCCCGACACGTCACCTCAAGCATGAGGCCGCGCGTTTTGACGCCGACGACGGGCCCGATCTGGTCGAGATGGTCGCATCCATCGACAAATGTGTGAAGCTGATGGAGGAAGTGCAGTCGCAGCAGTGGCCGGAGCGCGTGCGGTCGCGAATCATGGAGGATGCCGGCCCCATCCGTTACGCTGCTGACACGTTGCACTTCTTCGACGCGCTTGTCCGGGCCCGCCGGCTTGTTCAGGCCGGCCGTCGAGACAAGGCCAAGACCCTGCTGCCTGAAATGAAGCGTCTGGCGAAGGCCCTTGAAGCCGATACCACCAGCATGAAATGGTCATCCTCGCATGCCAGTGCCGCGAACGGCCTGGAAGCCAGCCTCGTCAGAAAGGCTTACGAGCAAATGGTATCGGAGTTGACCGAAGACCCGAGATGA
- a CDS encoding aminotransferase class V-fold PLP-dependent enzyme — MNVRQLRELFPITRRYNFLNAAAVAPLSSPASQAMCRYIEHTCGQATIGADFYMNAEQTRSLAAALIGADPDEVTFTKNTTEGIGWVAGGLPWRAGDNVVITAVEFPANVYPWMGLGRQGVDLRMVKEVDGRVPAEDVIAAIDERTRVVSVSAVQYASGFRMDLPRLGQVCRERDVLLCVDAIQALGVLPIDVRAMQIDFLSADGHKWLCGPEGCGIFYCRRELLDRLTPVFAGWLCMEDALDFGNYRFEFLRSARKFDTGSYNLAGICGLGASIEMWLEAGIDVVAQWALALTDRLVEGVRGKGYRVVSSRLPGEASSIVAFVSDHHDHGEIRKRLQEQHRVIISCREGRLRASPHAYNTLEEIDQLIELLPGH; from the coding sequence ATGAATGTGCGCCAACTCCGAGAACTGTTTCCGATAACGCGAAGGTACAACTTTCTGAACGCCGCGGCGGTGGCCCCGCTCAGCAGTCCGGCGTCCCAGGCCATGTGCCGCTACATCGAACATACTTGCGGGCAGGCCACGATCGGCGCGGATTTCTATATGAATGCCGAGCAAACCCGCTCCCTCGCCGCCGCCTTGATCGGTGCCGATCCCGATGAGGTCACCTTCACGAAAAACACCACCGAAGGCATCGGCTGGGTGGCCGGCGGGTTGCCCTGGCGGGCCGGAGACAACGTCGTGATCACGGCGGTGGAGTTTCCGGCCAACGTTTACCCATGGATGGGGCTCGGCAGGCAGGGCGTCGATCTGCGAATGGTGAAGGAGGTCGACGGACGCGTGCCGGCGGAGGACGTCATCGCGGCCATCGATGAGCGGACGCGCGTGGTGAGCGTCTCAGCCGTCCAATACGCCAGCGGATTTCGCATGGATCTGCCACGCCTGGGGCAGGTTTGCCGTGAGCGAGACGTTCTTCTCTGCGTGGACGCGATCCAGGCCCTGGGAGTCTTGCCGATCGATGTTCGAGCGATGCAAATCGATTTCCTCTCGGCCGACGGGCACAAGTGGTTGTGCGGGCCCGAGGGTTGCGGCATCTTCTACTGCCGGCGCGAACTGCTTGACAGGCTGACGCCGGTTTTTGCCGGTTGGTTGTGCATGGAGGACGCGCTAGACTTCGGCAACTACCGTTTTGAGTTCCTGCGATCGGCCCGCAAGTTCGACACCGGCAGTTACAATCTCGCGGGCATCTGCGGCCTGGGCGCGTCGATTGAGATGTGGCTCGAAGCAGGGATCGATGTCGTGGCCCAATGGGCGCTCGCGCTGACCGATCGGCTGGTCGAAGGCGTGAGGGGCAAGGGCTACCGGGTGGTTTCATCCAGACTCCCCGGTGAGGCCAGCAGCATCGTCGCATTCGTCTCAGACCACCACGACCATGGAGAGATCCGAAAGCGTCTGCAGGAGCAACACCGCGTCATCATTTCCTGCCGTGAAGGCCGTCTGCGCGCCAGCCCACATGCTTACAACACGCTCGAGGAAATCGACCAACTGATCGAGTTGTTGCCGGGGCACTGA